DNA from Coriobacteriaceae bacterium:
GCTGGTCAACACGGGCAAGATGAGCATGGGCCGTATGGTCGAGCTCATGGCCATCAAGCCGCGTGAGATCCTGGGCCTCGACCAGGTTCAGGTTAAGGCGGGCTCCGTTGCCGACCTGACTGTCTTCGACGCGTCCGCCACCTGGACGGTCGGCGAGGACGGCTACGAGTCGCGCGCCGAGAACTCCGGTTTCGCCGGCCGCACGCTTACCGGTCGTGCCACCGATGTGTTTGTCGGCGGTAAGCAGACGCTCGCCGACGGCTGCATCTGCTAGCATAGCCTTATCGCTTTTGTGCGCGGCGCCCTTGCGGTGCCGCGCTTTCTGTTCGCCTGAACCATGCAACCGCATGGGGGATTGGAGCGTCTATGCCCACACCTTCCACTGCACGCATGCACGACTTCGAGGTCGTCTCGAACCAGGAGATCGCCGATGGCATCTTCTCGCTCGTCATCTCGGCCCCCAAGCTTGCAAGTGCGCTCAAGCCCGGTCAGTTTGTGAACATCGCCGTGCCCGGCGATGCGTCCTCGCTGCTTCGTGTGCCCCTGAGCTTCTATCGCGCCGACGCCCAGGCCGGCACCGTCGAGCTGTGGTACGCCGTCGTGGGTGACGACACCCGTCGTCTGTCGCAGATGGCCCCCGGCTCCAAGTCCAACCTGTTGGGCCCTGGCGGCCGCGGCTGGCTTGTTCCCGAGGGCACCAGGAAGGCGCTGCTCGTGGCGGGCGGCATCGGCGTTCCGCCCGTGCTGTGCCTTGCCGGCATGCTTGCCGAGCAGGGCGTGGATGTCGACGTTTGCCTGGGCTTTGGCACCGCTTCCAAGGCCGTGGGTGTCGATGAGTTCCGCGCGCTGGGCGCCACGGTTAACGTGTGCACCGATGATGGCACGCTGGGCACGCACGGTTTTTGCACCGACCCGGCAGCCGAGCTGCTCG
Protein-coding regions in this window:
- a CDS encoding dihydroorotate dehydrogenase electron transfer subunit codes for the protein MHDFEVVSNQEIADGIFSLVISAPKLASALKPGQFVNIAVPGDASSLLRVPLSFYRADAQAGTVELWYAVVGDDTRRLSQMAPGSKSNLLGPGGRGWLVPEGTRKALLVAGGIGVPPVLCLAGMLAEQGVDVDVCLGFGTASKAVGVDEFRALGATVNVCTDDGTLGTHGFCTDPAAELLGEGGYDYVASCGPAVMMKKVAAAAAEAGAYCEVSLERMMSCGFGACNTCNVETVDGMKGACMCGPVFDASKVVVF